In one window of Pagrus major chromosome 12, Pma_NU_1.0 DNA:
- the LOC141005679 gene encoding biotinidase-like, with product MNEKMFLFIAILSFSLTSAIVQTGPVADSSYVAAVYEHNLVLNPDPRVPLSRTEALQHMQKNLDIYEEQAARAAQQGAQILVFPEDGIHGFNFTRSSISSYLETIPDPQQESWNPCTEPDKHNNTEVLQRLSCMARNNNLYLVANMPDLQPCPLRTDPSSSCPPDGRWQFNTNVVFSSDGLLVARYHKQNLFFEESFDTPPQPEIITFDTPFAGRFGLLICFDILFQVPTITLVEKGVRQLIFPTAWMNLLPLLDSVQFQRALSLGANVTLLAANLRHDLMNMRGSGIYTPFSATYHHANKGDPEEGRLLVARVPVLDPLWVNQSVATEEGVVRDDSTSSTATDSEACQQESCFNSPPPEIASSVPPSSDTFILSMMSDPFTFVLLNKTEGEVKVCNGTFCCYLQYQRSPQSGSKELYALGAFAGTHTVDGRFALQVCAVVRCAGSDVTSCGQGVEEAETKMDFLLEGKFGTKYVHPSVLASKHVLEQPEHLETAADGRVSMKHSNMSAGLVTASLYGRMYHLDSE from the exons ATGAAcgaaaaaatgtttctgttcattGCCATTTTAAGTTTTTCGTTAACTTCGGCCATTGTTCAGACAGGGCCCGTTGCAGACTCCTCGTACGTTGCTGCTGTGTACGAGCACAACTTAGTCCTGAACCCGGACCCTCGTGTCCCCCTGTCGCGCACCGAGGCTCTCcaacacatgcagaaaaacTTGGACATCTATGAGGAGCAGGCTGCCCGGGCCGCTCAGCAG GGTGCCCAGATCCTGGTGTTTCCAGAAGATGGTATTCATGGTTTCAACTTCACCCGTTCGTCCATCTCCAGCTACCTAGAAACCATTCCTGACCCCCAGCAGGAGAGCTGGAACCCCTGCACAGAgccagacaaacacaacaacactgag gttCTCCAGAGGTTGAGCTGTATGGCCCGCAATAACAACCTCTACCTGGTGGCCAACATGCCTGACCTGCAGCCCTGCCCCCTGCGGACCgacccttcctcctcctgtccccctgATGGACGCTGGCAGTTCAACACCAACGTGGTTTTCAG TTCAGATGGCCTGCTGGTGGCCCGCTACCATAAACAAAACCTCTTCTTTGAGGAGTCCTTTGACACACCGCCACAACCTGAGATCATCACATTTGATACACCTTTTGCTGGAAGGTTTGGCCTATTGATCTGCTTTGACATCCTCTTTCAAGTGCCCACAATTACCCTTGTGGAGAAG GGTGTGCGTCAGCTCATCTTCCCCACAGCTTGGATGAATCTGCTCCCCCTACTGGACTCAGTGCAGTTCCAGCGGGCGTTAAGCTTGGGTGCCAATGTCACCCTGCTAGCAGCCAACCTTCGTCACGACCTAATGAACATGAGAGGAAGTGGTATCTACACCCCTTTTTCTGCCACCTACCACCACGCCAATAAAGGAGACCCGGAGGAGGGCAGACTGCTGGTGGCCAGGGTGCCAGTCTTAGACCCACTTTGGGTGAATCAGAGTGTGGCCACAGAGGAGGGCGTAGTTAGGGATGACTCCACATCCTCTACAGCTACAGACTCTGAAGCCTGTCAGCAAGAGAGCTGTTTtaattctcctcctcctgaaatTGCTTCTTcagtccctccctcctccgACACCTTCATCTTATCCATGATGTCTGACCCATTTACATTTGTCCTCTTAAACAAGACAGAGGGGGAAGTGAAGGTGTGCAATGGCACATTTTGCTGCTATCTTCAGTACCAGCGTTCACCTCAGAGTGGCAGTAAAGAGCTCTACGCATTGGGAGCCTTTGCAGGAACACACACTGTGGACGGACGCTTCGCCCTACAG GTATGCGCAGTAGTCCGCTGTGCAGGGTCGGACGTCACTTCCTGTGGACAGGGAGTGGAAGAGGCTGAGACTAAAATGGACTTCCTGTTGGAGGGGAAGTTTGGGACCAAATATGTGCACCCGTCAGTTTTGGCTAGTAAGCATGTCCTGGAGCAGCCAGAGCATCTGGAAACAGCTGCAGATGGCAGAGTGAGCATGAAACACTCCAACATGTCTGCTGGGCTGGTTACTGCCTCTCTGTATGGACGAATGTATCACCTGGACAGTGAATGA